The nucleotide sequence ATTAAAATAGGAAAAGTTTCTTACAAAAAGGGGCTATCTACAGTACCTATAGTCACTATAAccagtaatatattttatgattaaaatgtccttaaaaaagaaataactgaACTGATGCCGATCAAATGTTCtaagtactaaataataaaataattacattttcctCGATGCAAGTGAAATCACAGGAAAAGCgagttgaaataaaattacagcGTGACGAAGCAtttcacattatttattcatctgaAAGCTACTCGGCGAATGACAGCGATTTTCCCGTAATATGCCATTATCGAAGACCTAAGTGGTtattatatgcatcggtctaagCTGTTCTAACTTGATTACTGTATTATTAAGGTAACTAATGTCGCTAAGTGCTGTCTATCAGCGAAAGCAACCATTGCTTAGTTTATTCATGAAGCAAACCAGCGAAATGATAGCCTATCATTTACTTAACAAGAATTATGTCTTTTAACCCTTTCTTGTTATGCGATATATTGATAATGTATACTGCATTTGCAATTGTTTTTATCGACGTATTTGAACgtgatttctttatttaacaacatatattttatgttttggctCATGACTATATCTATCTTCATTTTTCATTCTTATTGCCCCACTGCcaataaaggtatttttatacAGTATTATAGTCTTCTTAAATTGAGGTCTCAGTTAcgaataatagtttatttatacacGCAGAATAATGTATAATACCACCTTTTAACTTCCTACGGGACATAGGTATATTTGGTAAAGAATTGCTCAATAGAATACATCAATTGGTCGTGATAAATACAGGACAATTTTGATCCCAAAATAAACATACCATGTGGGTGGAAATAGCGGGAAACTGCCTTTTATAGATGTATGtatgaaatataaatagacATATTCAGGCTGCTGGCTATTTTCAGGAATTGGTTCCGACGAAGTTCtttatcgaaatatttttacactatTTTGTAAAGCTATAAGCCATTTACAATACTCTTGCTGGGCGACTGAATCTATTAAAAGATATTGATTTTTATCTATGGCTTGcgataattaatttttatgcgTGTGTCGTGAACAATTAAGTATGAAAAACCTTTGTctacataaataatgtaaattagctttatttaatgtatgtacctGCTTAGCACAAGAAATACCTAAAGATAGTAGGATTTTAATACGAAGTAAAGgacaaatcaaaatcaatgtgGAGTAAaccttctttaaaaaaaaaatttctatCCTTACTGAGGATTAGTAGTCAAAATCTATTCGATAATAACAAGTTTTTAGGAGATAATTACTTGCCCTATTTTGCCAACTTAATCCTTTACTTAAATCCTCTATTTTTTACCCAAcccacataaaataattaatcctctattgtttttttcttaaatgcCGTCattaatacgaaaaaaaacacaatagtttaaagaaccaaaaaaaacatgcttttgatttttgattCTAAGctacgtttcttagctagtcatgtattttCATCAGAACTccgagcgtgtgcaaaatttcatcctaatcgaagacctggaagtgggtcaaattaagattccaagattttcatacatacatacatagttacaagtgaagctaatataagcgtgttaaaaaaaatcaacataatattaatatgttctCTCCAGTTCGTGATCATGGTGATTGACTCGACGGATCGGCAGCGGCTGAGCATCAGCCGTGACGAGCTCCATCAGATGCTGAAGCACGAGGAACTCACCAGAGCCTGTCTGCTGGTCTACGCGAACAAACAGGTATACTTTTTGTACTATAAGTATTGCCTTTTCCATTTCTCACGGATTGATCCAGTTTCTTAAAAAACCACGTCTCGGAAAAAATACCTCCTGACCTTTGCCATATCTCATGGATATATCCGTTTTCTTAAAGAAGTAGTTCTCACAGAAAATATCTCCTGGTGAAAAGTAGTCGATAACTTGCGCTAGAGTTTCATCCACCATGTTTTACCATGAAAGAGTAGGTATCAAATTCAGATATTCTGTTTCTTATTCATAACTTAGGTAAAGGATAAAGTACAAAATTACCTTGGCTATCCATTAGTGCATCTTTagtgttaaacaaaaataatttgtggagaaaaaattgtttgtgtcctttcaagaacaaacactaaacaaaaaaacagtttGTTGCAGTCTTGGCGCCATTATTACATTTCGatttgtttttagttatttgtaaacagaaataaaaacacctattgcttttaaaaacaaaagcaatgcTAGAAGTGTAGACTTTGAATAACATTACAAAGCCGAATACACATGACCTTAAATAATTATAGCTCACGAAGAAAGTTTCATAGGTATTTGGTCATTAATAACTATCCACATCAGTCTGGCTTTGACTCTAAAACCTAAACCGATTTGCAACACAAAACTGTAACATAACCCAACGCGAACATTATCAAGTTACTAAAAATACGCGTTCAAAAACCAACAGCCTATATTCAATGTCATATAAAGTCGAAACATTATCTGCTCACTTTCACATTCCAGAAATAAGTTTGAAGGTCCCATTAAATTGAATAACGCCCACAGGCTGCAATTTCTGgtacagatataaataaacgGTACAAAATTGGTCGTTTCCCGCAATTTTCCAGCCTCAGGGTAAATATAAACCCACTCGAATAAAAATCGACATGTATTTCCAATCTATTTTCACACCATATTTGACTTTTAACTTTTTGGCGTTACacctttaaaatatacaaagtcAAATGAACAAATAAAGTCAGAAttgtttttgtaggtatttattcaaaataaaaatattgaaatgcatTTTCGGATTTTttactctttcacgctaaaGTGAcgtaaatatctatactaatattctaaaggaaaacttttttgtttgtaaaggataaactcaaaaactacaggaccgattttaaaaattctttcaccattagaaagctacattatctgcgagtagcataggctatattttattccggtacgagcagtagttcccacgggacgcgggtgacacCGCGGGAATACGGCTAGTCTGGCATAAAGGTAGCATGATATTTATGATTCGTAGGGGTCGGATATACGCTTTTAACTGTGGAATGCATGAAACCGCTAgtgaaattaatgttaaaagcaaaattttcaaCAGGATACATTAAAgatattataagtaaaacataattttacacCTGTGTCAATGTTATCGCGTCACCATTATTTATATCCAAAACACACAGGCTGACAACAGTATCCTTGAACGTTCATGTTTGCTTTACGAGATAAACAAAATGTGCTACtcaaacttattattattagttagaATTACTGAATATTAGCACTAAAGTGCTGAAAGATTTAGTTCATATTTGACCTCTGTAAGAATCTGTGTACACTTTACCATATGTGCAAAATGTCAAGGTATGTCGGTACGGTCGTACTTAAATTGGTATCGTAAActtgttttgtttatgattaAAAATCCAAGCATACAGAACCTTGGGCTTGCCAACTGTTTTACCTACCAAGTGTCCCAGTTTTTTTGATCTTcccatttttttaacaaacctACCTTAGATTCatcacaattaaaataaactacataccAGGAAATGTATAAAGTCCAAGTACCTACAGTAAAGTTCGAAGATCAAGAGGAGGATTTTGTTATACCTTTTTGGGAAATATGTATGTCTACGTTTAGATTAGAACTTTCATATAAAAGttggaatattattttgttcatttataGCTCAAATCCATAGAATAGATATATCTTCCAACTAAAATCATAGGTCTCTCTACACAAATATCCTACTAACCAACAGAGCCGATGTTTGTATAACGTGTGACAGGAGGAAGCCGGTCGTTACAGACTTAATGGAGTCTCCGCGAAGGTCGGAGCGCTATAGGGGTCCAATTTGCTAGTTATCACTGATAGAGCCGGATGCTAGAGTGCAACACGTGATCCGTGGAAATACACTGCACTCAAATGCACCTGGAAAGTTTTAGATAGACTAGAATGGTCAATAGGTATAGTGGTTTTATCCTTCTTAATTTGTGTGGATTTATTAATTTCGTGTggattataaatgcgaaagttggTACTCTTTTAAGCCAAAACTACCAAATGGATTcggatgaaacttggcagtaatatcactatcatcactacatagtataaaacaaagtcgctttttctgtccctatgtccctttgtacgcttaaatcttcaaaactacgcaacggattttgatgcagtttttctTAATAGATATAGTGATTGAacaggaaggtttatatgtataataacatcaatCAAATATTGAgcggggaaatactgttatcccgtgctaAGCTGAGGCGGGTCGCTAGTAGCTTATATTCTACTTTATATCCAGAttcgagaagtagttccctcagaaagcgggtgaaaccgctggtggaagctgGAATATTTCTTGAAATGCTCACAAAACTTCATCAATATACCTTTATGTAACCTACTAACTCGATCTAATCTCCTTGCTTCCAGGATGTCAAAGGTTCGATGACAGCTGCGGAGATCTCCGAGCAGTTGGACCTAACGTCGATAAAACAGCACCCGTGGCACATACAGGCGTGCTGCGCGCTCACCGGAGAAGGGTACGAAGGGTTCAATGTGTTATATATACCTGGGTTAGCAGTTTAGGCCAgtgggtgcgtctacacggtgcatgtagctaaAGCAAGTTgtcatgcgcaagtgacaagtgacaagagcacgcgggtgggtattttgctctGGTATGTGCGCGAGttgctggacccgcacgtttttaaaattcatgtaacccgcgcatgtgcctcaacatgcgcaagctacttgcaccgtgtagatgcactcTTAGTGAAAGAAAATATGGGCGATGAACGGTAGTCTTAAGTTCTCTCAGTATGTCCAGAATAAAACATATAGAGGTTATAGATTCAAGATGAGGGACTGATTAAAATAGGTGAAGCCAATCAATCTTTGACTGATTGCATTGTCTATCGacagtatgtaggtataagaaTCTTGGCAGTATTCATTCTATTATTTACGTTTGATAGCGGGTTAACCCCATATCAGCTGTCTAAAGGTAAAACAGACTTGTTATTAAACCCTAAAGAACagtttacaataacttaaagaaacttctatttaataaaaagtgtttttattaaagttatattcATCCAAGATTGTACTATAAATGGGAACAATACTACTTTGATTACGTAAGATTATAAAGAAATTCTTTTAAAGagttttatgaaacaaaaaactcGCGATATCGTGTAGCCGTGACCTTCCGGAAACTTATTTAACTAGGTCAAGTTTCACTCGACTCCTATATTATAAATTGCCGACATTGCTTAAAGTTGTAACAcgatttttatagaaaactgcttttacagtaaaaatatcTTACATTTCCGTAAATATAACTAGTATCTTAGTTATATTATGTTTCTGTATTCGAAAACACATAGCCTACTATATTTGTTGCGTAGTTGGGTAAAGTACTGGTTTTCCGTAAAAGTGCATGTCGATTTACGAAATTGGTTTTACTTATGCAGCACATTTTGCAATGTACCTCTAGATATCTTATTAATACCAAGTTTATCTCTGGCTTGCGTATATGGTACAAATTCTCAAACCTATTTTGCCCAATGTGGTAAATGAAAGTTGAGAAATAAAGTATGGTATCTTTCTGTCTAAAGTAAGAAACTTGAAGCACTTATATTCTATCGTCCTAGCTAATAGAATTATttgtatcatcatctgcctagccttttccttttCTATATTGTTTTCcacgaaattatttttgtaaaagtaatACCAAATCTCCtctatactaaaaatattaatgagcaAATACCAGGATACCCGCTCTATTGCATACTATTCAGAACTTAAActgttttaagttttataagtaGTACAGATCAAACTACGTTCAAACGTAGAACAAACTCTTTCGTATGTATTTTCCACTTGTCGCGCGAATGCAGAGAAAGTTAGAAGCATGGGTCAACATTACCGGGGAACGAGTTGTGAATACTAATGTACTAAGAATAATGTTACGTATACTTGTCTGACTCATACTGTGTACTCTAGGAATCGGGTGTCTAACTCAAATAGTCTTACGAAGTCTTATAAGAGTTGTAGGTTTTTTGAATATGTGAAGCGGTTTAAATTGGTATAAGTGGCTTGAAGAAAACCAACTAAAATTAGCAGCCAACAGCGAGTTTGCAAACAAATTCGTTGATaatgatttttgtaaataataaaatgacatGTTGTGCCGATCCCAAATTAAATTTGAATAATGGTTAGGGGTTTATGACtacaatgttttatgtaaattgccAAAAAGGAAACCTTTTTCTAGACTCAATTTCGTTGCAGAATCTCTccgttaaaaaaaacacaatcaaaATACTTTTCAACTGACAAAAGTACCTAgtaatacattatattatttttatcacaaataaAAGAACGTTTGTCAATGGGCGAGATGTTCTAAGAATTTTATCAGTatgtagtaaattattttaatcttcaTCCTACGTATCTGAAACATATCTTATCATCGAGGTGATTTCTACCTATAATGAATGTCACGTTCGCTTTATTTTATCGCAGTTTTCTAAGCGATTCAAAATTGTGATAATGCATGGGACGTGTTTACCTATGTCTTAAGCTCatttatggatgtttttgtTACTACAGAAATATTtatccttttgtaattttttttatcatttaaaaatgtatattactgGTATTTTCAATGTTGGTATGTTTATAGAATCTGACGATAGTCAATGGCggatatatattatgtatggaCTCGCCAGTGCAGTCATGAATTTATACTACTTACttttaagatataaaaaatctttgtaaaaataatgtaataagaagaaaaaaaacataaacgtaACAATATCGAAAATATCTTCCTTTTTAATACAGAATGTAAATGATATACTTTAAATGTACGTTGTATATAACCGTTATGTAATTGAGGTCTGTAGTTTTCAGTAAGGAGCCACCGAGTAGGCTGCGCAAATAACAATTCTTTCTcggtaaatgttttaaaaatgacAGCACCAAATACTCTCTTGTTATGAACGGCTTACTCGATGGCCCTTTAGATTAAGGTTTATTTGATAGTGAGCACCATCCAGACGTCTACTACATATCAATTAATTATCGATTCTTATCAAGATTTTGGTCACAGAACTGtcaaaaattcattttattcaaatgtgAGTATCTATCTGtcttttatattcatttatccattttgcctttactattatttacaatgtatttgattttccaaaaaaaaaaaaaatcttaaaaatgtttaacttttattttcagataatATCTCCAAAATCGAGGAAGGATACAGAAGAGATAAGATAAAAGGAAGGCTTTGTAAATAACGACGTACTGTACCGAATCGGAAATAATGCAATGATACTGGTTATCGGAACTTTATATTCATTAGATTGACGTGAAGTGTCCATAGTCCTGAAAAATAGACAAGGCTCTAGCGAACGACTGGTGGTATAGCTAAGGTGTACCACAGAGTAGAATACCACAAGTGAGATATCAAATGCCTTGCTTGGAGGTGAGCAGCAACGTATCCAAAGCTACTATAAATATCAGCAGCACTCGCACCCAGCGTGGTGAGTACGGGCATATGTCACCAGCGCCCGGGGCtgaagactggaagctgaccccaacatagttgggtaaaaggctcggaggaggatggaTGGTCACCAGCGCCCGGGGACCCAGCACTCTTAACTGTGGACGTCTTTCAGCAGTGAAGACGCGACGATGCCTTTGTTATTCGTATAGATTGATCATATGGCTCCGCTGAAGAGACTAGAAGCCAGAAGCAAATGACTGTGCAAAATTTTGAGTGGAGATTTGATAGGAAACAGGTAAAGGCGTTTCGCTGTTTCCGTGAGAGTGAAGCACCGGTAAGAAACTTTGGAGACACTTGTTGCTGAAAGAAGAGTTCACAATGGCTTTCTACAAGTTGTTTCGGAGGAAGCTATACACAGCTAGGATTGAAATATATTTGTACCTAAAAGTGGGAAAATGTACTGCTACAAAGGAACgaatatttatcaatcaatGTTCTTAAGTTATCTATAACTTTCGAAAAGGCAATGCAATTTACTGTGTATTCTGTTTGCTTGTGTATCCTGATCCAAGAATAGTTAATATTAGGTCATCGGAGTTGATCCAGGAACCttcatttcaaatatttcataagGCTATATACGAAAACTGGTAGTGGACGCCTGCCATCATCGCTCATCGGCGCTGGTACCATCTGTAACCATTACATTGGCTTCACAATTCTTCAATCTGCTTGCTTTATATATCTTACCTAAGAGCTACCGACTAGCAGGTACCAGCCAACTACCACTTTATTATTGTATACGGCTCTATGaaacttttttgaaataaaGCTGCTATTGTCAGATgccttttatttacttacctatctaaatcttttatttcacCTAAACCTTTACGGATCAGAGAATATCCATAgagttatttataacttacgtAAACACCAACTGAACTCCGCAGTACGGACTAGACAACAGCTGATTTCGGGGTCAACGAACTTCGTATGCAACTTTGATTTGCGCGCCATTCCTCTCGCTATGCAGTTCGATGCAATTGCACTAGATGGCACTAGCTGTCCCCTCCGGCAATAAATCAAAGTTTGAAGCACGTGTTCAAGTTAGCCTGCCAAGTTTCCATTAAACTTACATCGACAACTTTGAAATGTTATGTACGTAGTACGGAGCGTTCTGATTTATGCTTTATCTGCATTGTGTTTTGGTAAATAGCGTAGAATCATTGAGTATGGGGTTATATTTGTAGCTTCACGACTTTATGTGATAGGGGGTAAGTAGGATGAATAAGtacttatgttttgtttttctctcCTTGCAGATTACATTTAGGCCTAGAGTGGATTGCGAGTCGGATAAAGAAGAAATGACACGACGCTGATCTTCcattagtaattttataaataggtacatactattgttaaagttacataaaatttaattcCTGAATTAACTGTTTGCATtaaatttactaaataaatatattctaaagaGAGACCTATCAGGATTAATGTCCGTTGTTTTGAAAGGATgggatatattataataaaaaatgttcttgtatactttattgttttatttcatcaacTACAAGTTTCCAGACAAAAATTGTACACACAATTTTAGTAGATTATTTCTATGATTAAATTACTTCAAGTACAACCAAATTATACAACGAAACATTACGGTCCTACTGATCAGACACCGAATCcatgaattaaataatgtttgcttacatttaattattattagtattgattaacatttttacttattaagatctaaatttcaTTGACTAAACAGTATCGATGGTAATGATTTCAAATTATTCCTTatcacattaatattatttatttaaaaattgatatCGGTTGTATACGTGTTACATTATGTCATATtatagtatacaaaaaataaaattagggaTACGGGACTCTAAAACACATCCGATTATTGCAAAAAGAGGTTCAACATAGTCTtcttcaaagtttatttttcatgccacgaatcaaataaatacttatgaaTCTAAGACTAGCTAAACCACCTTTTGTAACATGGaggaattaattaaaagttacaacaagccataaataataaaaatattaacaat is from Helicoverpa armigera isolate CAAS_96S chromosome 1, ASM3070526v1, whole genome shotgun sequence and encodes:
- the LOC135117332 gene encoding ADP-ribosylation factor-like protein 5A, producing MGLLISKIWSLFGNEEHKLVLVGLDNAGKTTILYQLLLGEAVHTRPTIGSNVEEVVWRNLRFVMWDLGGQQSLRSAWNTYYTNSEFVIMVIDSTDRQRLSISRDELHQMLKHEELTRACLLVYANKQDVKGSMTAAEISEQLDLTSIKQHPWHIQACCALTGEGLHLGLEWIASRIKKK